TCGTTCGCCTTGTCCTTGATCACAAGGTCCCGGTTGAAAAGCTCATCAGCCACGAATTCTCCATCGACCAGGCAGAAGAAGCCTTCCAAGCCTTCGATCGTCGCGAAACCGAAAAAGCCCTCTTTATCTGGTAGTCCCAAGAAATCAGTTTCTTCGAAAGAAAAGTCTATGTTCAGATATGCTGCCGAACTGGTCCCCTTCCACGATTACGACTTGGAGGATTCGCTCCGCGTCCTCGCTGACATCGGCTTCAAAGAAGTCAACCTTTGGTCGTCAGCGGCACCGCTGGCCCATCACGTCAACCCCGGCGACGACCCGGGCACCATCCGTGGATTGCTCAATAAATACAGACTCACCCCGTGCGGACTGACCGTCTACGGCAAGACCCAAGACGAAATCCTGGAACGCGTCGATTTCGCCGCCGACCTGGGCATCGACACCCTGATCTTTGACTGTGAGGCGAACTATTCCGATTTCGTCTCCACCTTCCTGCCTCCAATCGTTGAGGCTGGAGCCCGCAGGGGTGTGCGGATAGCCGTTGAGAACCATCTCACGATGCCTTTCTCTGAGGACTTCGAATCCGGCGCCAATGAAGACAATCGGTGGCACGAAGGCGTAGACACCCTGGCCCAGATGAAGCGACTGATCCGCGACATCGACCACCCCTACCTTGGAGTATGCATTGCACCCCCGCACCTATGGGTTATGCAGGAGACCATCAGCGAGGCCATCACCTTCCTCGCCGAGCGCAAACGGCTCTTCTATTACTACATCTGGGATATAGACCGGGCCTACCGTCACGGCAGGGACGGACTCAACTTCGGCCCCGCTGAACAACAACTTCCCCGCTCCGATGGGACGCTGGACCACTACGTCATGCTGGGCACTCTGCGCCGTGTCGGATATGAAGGCGTGGCTAGCCTTAAATGCCACGGAACGGGGGGCTGGAGTTTTGAAAAGATCAGCAAACACCTCCGCGCCTCCGACGCTTACATCAAAGAATGCATGAAACGAGATTCAGCGCCCTGATTACGACCATCGGAGGCCACCAAGCACGGAGTCCA
This window of the Arthrobacter sp. StoSoilB5 genome carries:
- a CDS encoding TIM barrel protein produces the protein MFRYAAELVPFHDYDLEDSLRVLADIGFKEVNLWSSAAPLAHHVNPGDDPGTIRGLLNKYRLTPCGLTVYGKTQDEILERVDFAADLGIDTLIFDCEANYSDFVSTFLPPIVEAGARRGVRIAVENHLTMPFSEDFESGANEDNRWHEGVDTLAQMKRLIRDIDHPYLGVCIAPPHLWVMQETISEAITFLAERKRLFYYYIWDIDRAYRHGRDGLNFGPAEQQLPRSDGTLDHYVMLGTLRRVGYEGVASLKCHGTGGWSFEKISKHLRASDAYIKECMKRDSAP